The window ACGAACAGGTCGTCGGAGAGGGGGTCTTCGCTGACGCTCTTGACGGTCGTCGTGAAGGACATCGCTCCAACCTTGCTCATCAGCGCGGCCATGGGGCCCTCGCCGCCGATCTTGATGTTCATCTCCATCTCGTACGGCACGCCAAGCTTCGCCATCTGCCGGTACATCTCCGTCATGCTGCGCGCATGGCCTGGGTTCCTCTGGGCTTGGCTCGGATCCCCGGTCAGAATGAAGCCCTGCTCGGCTGCTTTCAAATAAAAGCTCTCGTAGTCCTTCGCGCCTGGTGCATTCTTGACGATGCATGCCGGCCCGGTCGTGGCGATGGATATAGGTGTGCTGCCGTCGACCGACATGGGGACCGACATCTCGAGCGTGTATTCGTCGCAGCTCTGCCCAGCAATCTGCTTGCTGTTTCCGGTTGGCGTCAGCGACACCTTCACCTCGTCCGACGTAATCTTCTGCAGCGTTGCCTGGACCTCCTGCATGTCGCTAATGGTGGCTTCCTTCTTGCCGTGGTCGAGGAGGATCATCTGCTGGCCATCGAGGTCGAGGATGGTCGATTGCTTTCGATCCTCGGCCATACTGTCCGCGCGCATCTTGCCACCTTTGATGTAGGTGATCGAGTCCCCAGAAAGCGCTTTGGCGAAGCCGCCCTTGCCGACCGTCGTTGCCGTGACGGTCACGTCGGCAGAAGCACTGGTGGCCATCAGAGTCGCGCCAAGTGTCAGGATTGTCAGCTGAGCTCGCATTGTCGTCGTCCTTTCATGCGCCGTCTGCGCGAAGCGAAGCGTTGGCCGCCCGCGTGCTCGGAGAGGGCTGTTAGAATCTGCAATCAAGTGCGCCGCCGGAGAATCGCCGGAGCCCGGCCCGCCGAGCAGCCGCACCACCAAGGCAAGTTAGGGTCAGCCTACCACCGCTGCAGTTACAGGGAGGCCACCTAAATAGGTAGGAACGTGCGGGCATCCGAGGTCGAACAGACGCAGGACGCGGCTCCACTCACGCTTGCGAGACTGGCCCGTGTAACCCTCGGTTTCGCGGGTCTCGTCATCGTCTGCACGTGGCCGCAAATCCTCCGCCTTGGTGACGGCGTGGCCGATCACTTCGATCCGCTGTTCAGCATCTGGCGTCTCAAGCGGCTCGCCCGGCAGATCTTTCACGATCCCTCCCATCTCTTCGACGGCAATATCTTCTACCCGGCATTGGGAACGCTCGCGAACTCCGACGCGACGTTCCTCGAGGGTGCCCTTGCAGCACCGTTCCTCGAGGCTGGCGTCCCAGCGGTGGCGGTCTACAACATCCTGCTGCTCAGCGGCATGGTCGCGTCGGCGGTGGGCATGTACGTGTTCGCGCGTCGGTTGACGCGCAGCAACGGGGCGGCCGTTGTCGCCGGTATCGTGTTCGCCCTCGCGCCGTATCGTTTCGAGCACTTCATGCACCTCGAGCTGCAATGGGCGCAGTGGATGCCGCTGACGCTCTGGGCGCTCCATCGCACGCTGGAGAGTGGCCGGGTGAAAGACGGTCTGCTCACGGGCTTCTTCTTGCTGCTGCAGTTCCTGTCGAGCGTCTACTACGGCCTGTTCCTCGTCACCTTCCTTCTGGTCGTCGGCCTACCGCTGCTCTTCTTCTGCCGGCGCGCGCCGCTCTCTCGTGTGATCGGTGCGCTGCTTGCGGGGGCGTTGTTGTCAGCCATCGTCGTCCTGCCGTACAGCCGGCCGTATCGTGCGAACGCCGAGCGCTTGGGTGAGCGCACGCAGGAGGAGATCGAGCGGTGGAGCGCGCATCCCGAGAGCTATCTCGCCACGCCAAGCGGGAACGTCGTCTATGGCCGGCTGTCGGGGCCGCTGGGCGGCAGCGAAGCACGCCTCTTTCCTGGGCTCACGACGATTGTGTTGGGCGTCCTGGCCCTCCTATGGGGACCAAGGCGCGTTCGATTCATCTACCTCGCGGGGCTGCTCCTCGCGCTGGATTTTTCACTGGGCGTGAACGGTCTCGTGTACCCGTGGCTGCTCGAGCCGGGCTCGCCGTTTCGCGGGCTGCGAGCGCCCGCGCGGTTCGGCATCCTCGTGAACCTCGCGCTGGCGCTGTTTGCCGCCTGGGGTGTGACGCGGCTCCGCAGCTCCGCTCGATCGGAGGCAGTGCGCCGGTGGATCCCCGCACTCTGCGGTGCGCTGCTGGTCGTCGAGTACTGGTCCGCGCCCCTACCTCTGAGGCACGTACCCAACCGGCCCTTACTGGTATACGAATGGCTCGGGCGGCAGCCACCAAGTGTTGTCGTCGAGCTGCCCATGTGGCTCAGTGGTGCAGATCCGCAGCACGATGCGGAGTACGAATACTATTCGACGTTTCATTGGCAGCGCCTGGTGAATGGTTACAGCGGATACTATCCACGCGCGTACCTTGATTTGATGGAGCAGATGCGTGGCTTCCCAAGCGGGGCCTCGCTCGAAGCACTTCACGCGCTTGGTGTGGACTTCATTGTCGTGCACCTCGACAAGTACGACCCCGATGACTTAGAAGTTCTCTTGGAAGAGATGGACGAACGGCCGGAGTTCTTCACCGCGGTGGCGACGTTCCCCGACTACGAAGGCACGGCCAGGGTCTACCGGCTGACCTGGCCGACGCCAGCGGGCTCGACCGTCACGCGCTGATGAGCTTGAGATTGCCGCCACGCGTAATGGATTTCCGCATCGCGGGACCAGGAGAGAGACGTTCGGCAACGGTGCAGACCGCGCCCGGCGGAGTTATGGTACGATCCTGCTTCATTCATTCATTTTTGATGAGACCATTCGGCTACCCGGCTACTGGGATTGGAGGCGTGGTGTGACTCGCACACGGCCCCTCGTGTCTGTGGAAGGAGAATCGCTATTCAGGGCGCCGCTGTCGGGCTGTCACACGCATGACTCATCCTTTGTCACGGGACCGGTCGCTCAGGACTCGTCACTCGACATGGTTGTCGTATGCCAGCGAAGCTGACCTTGCACCCGCCGGAGCGTGCGTCGCGCTTCGTGATTCTCCGTCCGGACCGCGCGGTGCTCATCGGCCGCGACCCGGCGGTCGATCTCGTGTTGGAGGATCCGCGTGTGTCGAAGCGGCATGCGCGTCTGCAGTCCGGGGCGGAAGCATGGTCACTCGAGGATCTCGGAAGCAAGAACGGCACGAGAATCAATGGCTCGCCGGTGATCCTCGTGAATCTACGCAGCGGTGACTGGGTCAGCTTCGGTGGCCTGTTGGCCCGCTTCGAGATCATTTCCGAAGAAGCTGCGGCAGCCCTCTACGAAGATCGGCTGCGGCGTCTTCAAACGACCGCTGAGATGCGACATCGATTAAGTGCCGAGCTCGACCCGTCTGATCTGTTGCTGCGCTTCCTCGACTCTGCCGTGCAGTTGACCGGCACGGAGCGCGGCTTCGTCCTCGCAGCGGCCCCGCGCGAGCCGATTCGCGCGCTCGTCGCGACCGGCTTCACCGCCGATATGGTCGACGAAGCGGGCTTCGATGGCTCCGTAGGCGTGGTCAACAAGGTTCTGCACAGCGAGAAATCGATTGTTGTCAGCGATGTTCAGCAGGACGCATTCCTCGCCAGCCGCCCAAGCGTCATCGCGCTGGGGATCCGAACCCTGGCGTGCGTGCCACTGCGGCAGGACGAGCGCTCTTACGGCGTGCTGTATGTCGATGGCCGGAAGCCGGGGCCAGGCTTCACCGAGCTCGACCTCGAGATCTTGGAGGCGCTCGCCGAGCAGATGGCGCTCGTGCTCGCCAGCGCGCGGCTGGAGTCGACGGTCCGCGAGCTCGCCAACCCGATGGTTCACGCGACCGGCGACGATCCGAGCATTCTCGAAACGCTGCAACAGCGAGTTCGCGACGCGCGGATCACGCGGACGAGGTAGGACCAAGCACCTGACTGATGTGACAGACCCAAGCGAGCGGACCACGGTCTACTCCGACCGAGTGCCTTCCGCGACGGAGACGCTCACGAGTGTCGACGTCGCCGAGCGGCTCGTGCCTGGAACGCTGGTTGCCGGCCGTTACCGCGTCCTCTCGTTCCGTGGCCTCGGCGGCATGGGCGTCGTCTACAAGGCACGCGACGAAGAGCTCGGCGTTGACGTTGCCTTGAAGGTCCTGCGATCTGACCTGCGGTGCGATCCGAGGTGGGTTCAACGCTTCCGGCGCGAGCTCGTGCTCGCGCGCCAGGTCACGCATCGAAACGTCGTCAGAATCCACGACATTGGCGAGACTTCGCGGCTGCGCTTTCTCACCATGGATTTCGTCGAGGGCCCCTCGCTCGGCGAAGTCCTCGACCGCGACGGGCCGCTGACCGTCCAGCGCGCGGTCGCCATCCTCCGGCAGCTCAGCGAGGCGCTGCAACAGGCGCACGCTGCCGGCATCGTCCACAGAGACTTGAAACCGAGCAACATCCTGCTCGGACCTGACGATACGGCCTACATTACCGACTTTGGTGTCGCACGCTCCCGTGACGGCGAGCCATTGACACGCACCGGTGCCATCGTCGGGACCCCCGACTATCTTTCCCCTGAGCAGCTCTCCGGCGAGCCGGTCGACGGGCGGAGCGATCTGTACGCCCTCGGCATCGTGTTCTACGAAGTCCTGACCGGAAAGCTGCCGTTTCGTGGGAAGACGCAGTCCGAGACATTGGCGCAGCGCCTGACCAGCGACGCACCTGACGTGTCGAGTGTCGGCGTCCGCGTACCGGCGGGCGTTCAACGGGTGCTCCGGAGATGCCTGACGCGTGCTCCGGCCCGCCGATACCAGCAGGCGCGCGAGATCGTGGCGGATCTCGATCGGGTGGAACGGACCGCCAGCGGGTGGCGATTCGGCTCGCGCTTGGTGATCGCCGCCTGTGTGGCACTGCTCGTCGGTGTCCTGGTGTGGTGGGGAGCACGGGTGCTCGGCGGGCGGGTGACGTCGAGGCCAGCCGCAAACGCCGTGGCGATCGAGCACGCGGTGGCTGTGCTGCCGCTCGCGGACGAGGCGCGCGACCCTGAGCTCGCGTGGGTCGGTCTGGGTGGCGCCGATCTGCTGGCCAGGAGTCTTGCGGCCAGCCCCGACCTGCGAGTGGTCGGCCCAGAGCGTCTGCTTCCTGCATTGAGCAGCCTCGAGTTGACCCCAGGCCGCTACGATCGGGCAGCACTGGGCGACTTGGGCCGGTTGCTGGACGTTGACAGGATCATTACGGGACGCGTGAAGCGGAGCGGTCAGGGGACGCGCCTGGACCTGCAGCTCGCGAGCGTCGCGGGCACACAAGATGTCACGAGCGTTCCACTCCTGTCCATCCAAGCCGACAATGCAGCTCGCTTCTTCCCTCTGATGAACGATCTCGGCGGGCGCCTTCGGCAGGCGCTCGACGGCGACGTTCCGCCGGATGGTGAAGCGCCATCGATCAGCACACGCGTTCCAACCGCTGCCGCCGCTTACCTCGAGGGCCAAGTGCGGCTCCACGAGGGTGACGCCTCGGCGGCCGCGTCGCTGTTCCAGCGCGCGGTACGCATCGACTCTCACTTCGCGGAGGCGCTGGAAGGGTTGAGCGAGGCCCACCAATATCTCGGCCATCGGGACGCCGCTGCCGAGGCCGCCTCGCGCGCGGGCGCGCTCGTCGGCAGCGGCCAAGGCCGGCTCGCCGAGCGCGTGCGCGCGCGGCTCGCGATGCTCCGGCACGAGGCGACAGACGCCCTCACACTCTACGAGGGGCTCGCCGCACGATATCCCAACGACACGCGGACGTCGATAGATCTGGCCAATGCGCAAGCGACTGCCGGTCGTCGAGCGCAAGCCATTGAGACGCTCGGCCGCGTGACGCGGATCGATCCCAACAACGCGCAAGCCTGGCTCTTGCTCGGCGAGCACACTCTGCGTTCGGACAACACGCACGCCACGATCGACCGGCACTTCCGGCGTGCCCGAACCCTGTATGAACGTCTCGGTGACCAGCATGGCATGGCGGATGTGGCAGAGGCGATGGGGAGGGCGGATTACCAGGCGGGCGACTACGAGCAGGCGCTGGCGCATTACGCGGATGCGATGTCTCGGCGGGAGCGCCTCGGCAACCAGCGTGCTCTCGAGACGACGTTGCGTCGCCGAGCCGAGACACATCTAGCGAACGGAGACCGTCGTTTGGCTGCAGCCGATATCGCGTCGGCGCGGACGATTGTGCAGCGGCTCGGTGAGCGCGCGATGTTGGCCGATTTCCTCGACGAGACCGGGGCGATGTACGAAACGCATAGTGGCCATGGTCTTGCTTTGCAGGCGTATCAAGAGGCGCTCTTGATGAGACGATCGCTGGGCGGCACCGAGCGGCTCGCCGAAAGCTATGATCGCGTCGGCGACGCCGCGTTCGCACAGGGCGACTATGCGGATGCGCCGCTTTATTGGAACGAAGCGCTCGCGTTGCGCGAGCGTGTGGACGACAGGCGCGGCGTGATCCTCTCGACTCAAGATCTCGGATTGCTGGCCATCGTCCAGGGGCGCTGGTCCGAAGCCATCGAGACGTTTCGTGCCACGTTGGAGCGAAGCGATGCCATCAGCTTCCAGCGCGGCGCGGTGGTCTCACACAAGAACCTCGCGCTATTGCATCATTATCGAGGTCGGTACGGAGATGCGCTCGCCGCGCTCCAAGAGGCGTTGGCGATGGCGCGAGAGCTCGACCAGCCGGACCTCCTGACCTCGTGCACGCTGGACGAGGTGGCACTGCTCGTCGAACTGGGTCAATGGGAACGAGCGCGTGCACGGCTCGCGGATGCCGACCATTGGATCAAGGTTGCTCACGACCGCGATCAACGGACGAGACGCAGCATGCTCGTCGGCCTGCTCCACGAGCGGAACGATGATGCCGCGGCAGCGGACCTCGCGCTCGAAGCGGCACGTGAGGAGGCGGAGGCCGGCGACAACCGCGCGGTCTCCCTGCGAGTGCGGCTGGCGCAAGCACGGGTCAGGAGCGAGCGGGGCGATGCGCAGGCGCGTGGGACACTGTCGAAGCTGGCCGCGGAAGCGGACTCCTTTGGCAATGTGGTACTGCGGTTGGAGGCGGGCGCCGCGATCGCGGGCGCTGAGCTGCGCGCTGGGCGCACTGTTGCCGCCGAACGCCGGGTGCGGCGTACCATCGACCTCGCGGACCGCGTGGGCTGGGGCGCGGGTCGCTATCGGCTGCATGGGCTACTCGGTGAGGTATTGAAGGCGCGCGGCCTCGTTCCAGCAGCGGAGCGCGAGCAGACGATCGCACAGGTTGCCCTGGCGGAGATTCGTGACGGTCTCGCGCCGGAGCTACGCGATCGGTTCGACGCGCTCCACCAAGGCAGGGACTGACGTCAGAGGGGAGCATCAGTGGCGAGCGAGCTAGTCGCGTGGATCGAGCAACAGCTCGAACGGCTATCGCGTGAGAACGCGCGCCTGCTGCAGCGTCTCGCCGACAGTGAGCGGCGGTTTCGTGTGATCTCGCAAGGGGTGCTGCGTGTCCAGGAAGCGGAGCGCGGCCGCATCTCGCGCGAGCTCCACGATGGCGTCGGCCAGGCCCTCACCGGCTTGAAGCTGCAGCTCGACGTGCTCGAGCGAGAGGCGGCGGCGGGCGAGAGCCCCTTGATGGCGCGGCTCGGCGAGCTCAAAGAGCTGACCGAACGAACGCTCAACGACGTACGAGCGCTCTCGCACTTGCTGCGCCCGCAGATGCTCGATGATCTCGGTCTCATGCCGACGCTTCGGTGGTTGACGCGCACGTTCGAGGGGCGAACCGCCGTGCCCGTGATGTTCGAGCACGAAGGTCTCGGTGAGCGACTCGATCCGGATGTCGAGATCATCGTCTTTCGGGTGACGCAAGAGGCCTTGACCAACGTTGCCAAGCATGCGGAAGCGTCTCGCGTTCACGTGGGACTCGCATGCGATGGCGAGAGGCTCGCTCTCTCGATTCAGGATGATGGCAAGGGCTTTGACGCAGCGGCGGCATTGCGTGCAACGGGCGAGGATCAGGGATGCGGCGTGCGTGGGATGCGTGATCGGGTCCAGCTCTTTGGGGGCACCTTCACGCTGAGCTCGACGCCCGGGCAGGGCACACGCATCGAGATCGAGCTTCGGTTGGTGCAGGGAGAGCAGGAGAAAAGGGGACAGGCCCCTTTTTCGTCTGCGTGAGTTCCGAAAAAGGGGCCTGTCCCCTTTTTCCGCGGAGAACGACAGAGGGGACGGGAGACGGAGCAGTGTCACGAATTCGCGTATTGGTTGCTGATGATCACACGATTGTCCGACAAGGGCTCGTCAGCCTGCTCCAGGCGGAGCAGGAGATTGAGGTGATTGGCCAGGCGGCCGATGGCCTGGAGGCAGTCGCGCAAGCCGCTGCGCTCCGGCCAGATATCGTCGTCCTGGACATCACAATGCCGCGGCTCTCCGGTCTTGACGCCGCGCGCCGCATTCGGGAAGCGCAGCCGCAGTGCCGCATTCTCGTCCTCACGATGCACGACGACGAGGAGTACGTGCTGAAGATGACTCGGGTGGGCGCGTCTGGCTACATCGTGAAGGATGGCGCAGCGGCCGAGCTCATCGAGGCCATCCGGTCTCTCGCGGCTGGTCGCACATACTTTGCCGGCCGGGTGCCACGCCTGCCCGGAGCGGCGCTGGGTACCAACGCCCACGCCACCAACAACGTGCATCCGCTGGCGAGCCTCACCAATCGCGAGCGCGAAGTCTTCCAGCTCGTCGCCGAGGCAAAAACGAACCCGCAGATTGCCAAGCTGCTCGGCCTGAGCCCCAAGACCGTCGACAATCACCGCACGCGGCTGATGGAGAAGCTCGGGATCCACAGCACCGCCGAGCTCGTGCGCTTCGCGGCGCGACACGGGCTGCTCGAATAGACAGGGTCAGGGGTCCCTGAACCCCCGATCGCAGAGCTCATTTTGTGTTGCCACTCATTGGCTCCCGTAGCGCAGGCCTGAAGGCCTGCGCTACGAGTGTCAATTCACGTGAGCCAGGGCCTAATCCCTGATCCCTCCTGATCCCGGATCCCTGTCCCCTGACCCCTCCTCATCCCTGAGCTGCTGCAGCACGGCACCGAGCTGTTTCAGCTCTTCGCCGTAGCGTGCCCAGTCACCTGTCCGTTGCGCGGCAACCGCGCGCTGATAGTGCTCGTGCGCACGAGCGAGGAGGGTGCGTGTGGCCTCGTCGACCGTCGTGGTCGCTGTCTCGGGAGCCATCTGTTGCGGTGCCTCGGCTGCTCTGCGCTCGGTGGTCATGCTGGCTGGACGAGGCTTCGCAGGGAAGAGGCGCTCGAGCGCGGCGTCGAGCGTCGGCTCCATGACGATCTGGTTCTGGTAGGCGACGATGACCCGTCTCATCTCAACGATGCGCCCGCCTGATGCGCGGAGGTACAGGGGGCGAACGTAGATGAGAGATTCTTCGATGGGGATGACCAACAGCGTGCCGAGGATGACCTCGGCTCCCTGCTGGTTCCACAGCGTGATCTGCGGCGCAATCACCTGATCTTGACTGATTCGCGCAACAATCTGCCGCGGGCCAAAAATCAGCTTCTGTTTCGGGAACTGAAACACCATGAGCCGGCCGTAGTTCGGCCCATCGCTCCGAGCGACCATCCACGCCGCGAGGTTGTCTTTCTGGCGCGGCGTAAACGGCAGCATCTGAATGAACTCGACGTCGCGCTCGCCCGGCACCTTCAT is drawn from Luteitalea sp. and contains these coding sequences:
- a CDS encoding protein kinase, giving the protein MSMAGSRGQASPSSTSRSWRRSPSRWRSCSPARGWSRRSASSPTRWFTRPATIRAFSKRCNSEFATRGSRGRGRTKHLTDVTDPSERTTVYSDRVPSATETLTSVDVAERLVPGTLVAGRYRVLSFRGLGGMGVVYKARDEELGVDVALKVLRSDLRCDPRWVQRFRRELVLARQVTHRNVVRIHDIGETSRLRFLTMDFVEGPSLGEVLDRDGPLTVQRAVAILRQLSEALQQAHAAGIVHRDLKPSNILLGPDDTAYITDFGVARSRDGEPLTRTGAIVGTPDYLSPEQLSGEPVDGRSDLYALGIVFYEVLTGKLPFRGKTQSETLAQRLTSDAPDVSSVGVRVPAGVQRVLRRCLTRAPARRYQQAREIVADLDRVERTASGWRFGSRLVIAACVALLVGVLVWWGARVLGGRVTSRPAANAVAIEHAVAVLPLADEARDPELAWVGLGGADLLARSLAASPDLRVVGPERLLPALSSLELTPGRYDRAALGDLGRLLDVDRIITGRVKRSGQGTRLDLQLASVAGTQDVTSVPLLSIQADNAARFFPLMNDLGGRLRQALDGDVPPDGEAPSISTRVPTAAAAYLEGQVRLHEGDASAAASLFQRAVRIDSHFAEALEGLSEAHQYLGHRDAAAEAASRAGALVGSGQGRLAERVRARLAMLRHEATDALTLYEGLAARYPNDTRTSIDLANAQATAGRRAQAIETLGRVTRIDPNNAQAWLLLGEHTLRSDNTHATIDRHFRRARTLYERLGDQHGMADVAEAMGRADYQAGDYEQALAHYADAMSRRERLGNQRALETTLRRRAETHLANGDRRLAAADIASARTIVQRLGERAMLADFLDETGAMYETHSGHGLALQAYQEALLMRRSLGGTERLAESYDRVGDAAFAQGDYADAPLYWNEALALRERVDDRRGVILSTQDLGLLAIVQGRWSEAIETFRATLERSDAISFQRGAVVSHKNLALLHHYRGRYGDALAALQEALAMARELDQPDLLTSCTLDEVALLVELGQWERARARLADADHWIKVAHDRDQRTRRSMLVGLLHERNDDAAAADLALEAAREEAEAGDNRAVSLRVRLAQARVRSERGDAQARGTLSKLAAEADSFGNVVLRLEAGAAIAGAELRAGRTVAAERRVRRTIDLADRVGWGAGRYRLHGLLGEVLKARGLVPAAEREQTIAQVALAEIRDGLAPELRDRFDALHQGRD
- a CDS encoding response regulator; protein product: MSRIRVLVADDHTIVRQGLVSLLQAEQEIEVIGQAADGLEAVAQAAALRPDIVVLDITMPRLSGLDAARRIREAQPQCRILVLTMHDDEEYVLKMTRVGASGYIVKDGAAAELIEAIRSLAAGRTYFAGRVPRLPGAALGTNAHATNNVHPLASLTNREREVFQLVAEAKTNPQIAKLLGLSPKTVDNHRTRLMEKLGIHSTAELVRFAARHGLLE
- a CDS encoding sensor histidine kinase, translating into MEQQLERLSRENARLLQRLADSERRFRVISQGVLRVQEAERGRISRELHDGVGQALTGLKLQLDVLEREAAAGESPLMARLGELKELTERTLNDVRALSHLLRPQMLDDLGLMPTLRWLTRTFEGRTAVPVMFEHEGLGERLDPDVEIIVFRVTQEALTNVAKHAEASRVHVGLACDGERLALSIQDDGKGFDAAAALRATGEDQGCGVRGMRDRVQLFGGTFTLSSTPGQGTRIEIELRLVQGEQEKRGQAPFSSA
- a CDS encoding GAF domain-containing protein, which encodes MPAKLTLHPPERASRFVILRPDRAVLIGRDPAVDLVLEDPRVSKRHARLQSGAEAWSLEDLGSKNGTRINGSPVILVNLRSGDWVSFGGLLARFEIISEEAAAALYEDRLRRLQTTAEMRHRLSAELDPSDLLLRFLDSAVQLTGTERGFVLAAAPREPIRALVATGFTADMVDEAGFDGSVGVVNKVLHSEKSIVVSDVQQDAFLASRPSVIALGIRTLACVPLRQDERSYGVLYVDGRKPGPGFTELDLEILEALAEQMALVLASARLESTVRELANPMVHATGDDPSILETLQQRVRDARITRTR